A genome region from Cucurbita pepo subsp. pepo cultivar mu-cu-16 chromosome LG02, ASM280686v2, whole genome shotgun sequence includes the following:
- the LOC111788449 gene encoding protein GRAVITROPIC IN THE LIGHT 1-like: MGLCPSENRIMGLCSSENRIMGLCSSENRIMGLCSSENQIMGLCSSENGIMGLCSSENPRCHDFYGTNTKPTQKGEGNGGGGVHFQPLGFANDSNNSDGDEILKLFDILSSLKFAYLQFQKAHIPYEPKKIIVADELIVTQLEALWKIKRALKQNHFNAIESKSLQHDVLKEKVRYQEKLLEELKSKLEAQNIEAHCLKQQLRDLDSRNEMLGEKIMKRGASSSSINGFEETFIATYKSIHDFAKPLIALMKASGWDLDVAAKSIAESAVFFKRSDKKYAFEAYIARRMFYEMSYEPWNIEDVKKFDDPIEFLLMNPNSEFGKFCQRKYLLVVHPMFREVN, encoded by the coding sequence ATGGGTTTGTGTCCTTCTGAGAATCGAATCATGGGTTTGTGTTCTTCTGAAAATCGAATCATGGGTTTGTGTTCTTCTGAGAATCGAATCATGGGTTTGTGTTCTTCTGAAAATCAAATCATGGGTTTGTGTTCTTCTGAGAATGGAATCATGGGTTTGTGTTCTTCTGAAAATCCCCGTTGCCATGACTTCTATGGCACTAATACCAAGCCCACGCAAAAGGGTGAAGGaaatggtggtggaggagTCCATTTTCAGCCACTTGGGTTTGCTAATGATAGCAATAACAGCGATGGTGATGAGATTTTGAAGCTTTTTGACATACtttcttctttgaaatttGCCTATTTGCAGTTTCAGAAAGCTCATATACCCTATGAGCCAAAGAAGATCATTGTTGCTGATGAACTTATTGTAACTCAGCTGGAAGCTCTCTGGAAGATCAAACGTGCATTGAAACAGAACCATTTCAATGCAATTGAGTCCAAAAGCTTACAACATGATGTTCTTAAGGAGAAAGTTAGATATCAAGAGAAGCTATTGGAAGAGTTAAAATCTAAGTTGGAAGCTCAAAACATCGAAGCTCATTGCTTGAAGCAACAGCTTCGAGATTTGGATTCAAGGAATGAAATGTTGGGtgagaaaattatgaaaaggGGAGCAAGTTCTTCATCCATCAATGGTTTTGAAGAAACATTCATTGCCACTTACAAATCCATTCATGATTTTGCTAAACCATTAATAGCTTTGATGAAAGCTTCAGGGTGGGATCTTGATGTTGCAGCAAAATCTATAGCAGAATCAGCTGTTTTCTTCAAAAGATCAGACAAGAAATATGCATTTGAAGCTTACATAGCTAGAAGAATGTTCTACGAAATGTCGTATGAGCCATGGAATATCGAAGATGTCAAGAAGTTTGATGATCCAATAGAGTTCTTGTTAATGAATCCAAACTCTGAATTTGGTAAGTTTTGTCAGAGAAAGTACCTTTTAGTTGTTCATCCAATGTTTCGAGAAGTAAACTAG